From Rissa tridactyla isolate bRisTri1 chromosome 7, bRisTri1.patW.cur.20221130, whole genome shotgun sequence, a single genomic window includes:
- the P2RX5 gene encoding P2X purinoceptor 5 isoform X5 — MRDKMRWVFVVKKGYQDTDTSLQSSVITKLKGVAFTNTSELGERLWDVADYVIPPQGESVFFVMTNLIVTPNQRQATCPEVGRTEPLGPPTPTKLGSASIPDALCYKDEDCPAGEAVVAGNGVKTGRCLKDRDSVRGTCEVLAWCPVEKRSKPKKPLLASAENFTVYIKNSIRFPKFKFSKMNVLATNNESYLKSCRYSMEHPYCPIFLLGNIVRWAGSDFQEMALEGGVIGIQIEWNCDLDKAPSECNPHYSFSRLDNKFSEKSVSSGYNFRFAKYYRDAEGVDYRTLIKAYGIRFDVMVNGKAGKFNIIPTIINIGSGLALMGAGAFFCDLVLLYLIKKSNFYRGKKYEEVKSSSRKSLSSPALNGNQSPDQLGAL, encoded by the exons ATGAGGGACAAAATGAG GTGGGTGTTTGTTGTCAAGAAAGGCTATCAGGACACAGACACATCCCTCCAGAGCTCTGTCATCACCAAGCTGAAAGGGGTAGCCTTCACCAACACCTCGGAGCTGGGCGAAAGGCTGTGGGATGTTGCAGACTACGTCATCCCTCCACAG GGTGAAAGCGTCTTCTTTGTCATGACGAATCTGATCGTGACCCCAAACCAGAGGCAAGCCACGTGTCCTGAGGTAGGAAGAACTGAGCCCCTTGGCCCCCCGACCCCTACAAAACTGGGG AGTGCCAGCATTCCTGACGCCCTGTGTTACAAGGACGAGGACTGCCCGGCAGGAGAAGCAGTGGTGGCTGGCAATG GGGTTAAGACTGGCCGTTGTTTGAAAGACAGGGACAGCGTCAGAGGGACTTGTGAGGTGCTGGCCTGGTGCCCAGTGGAGAAAAGATCCAAGCCCAA GAAACCACTTCTTGCCAGCGCAGAAAACTTCACTGTTTACATCAAGAACTCCATCCGCTTCCCCAAGTTTAAGTTCTCCAA GATGAACGTGCTGGCAACCAACAACGAGTCCTACCTGAAGAGCTGCCGCTACAGCATGGAGCATCCCTACTGCCCCATCTTCCTCCTGGGAAACATCGTCCGGTGGGCTGGGAGCGACTTCCAGGAAATGGCCTTGGAG GGTGGTGTGATAGGAATTCAGATTGAATGGAACTGTGATCTTGATAAAGCCCCTTCTGAATGTAATCCTCACTATTCTTTTAGCCGGCTGGATAACAAGTTTTCAGAAAAGTCCGTCTCTTCTGGGTACAACTTCAG GTTTGCCAAATATTACCGGGACGCTGAGGGGGTCGACTACCGGACGCTCATTAAAGCGTATGGGATCCGCTTCGATGTGATGGTGAATGGcaag gcaGGGAAATTTAACATCATTCCCACCATTATCAATATCGGTTCGGGGCTTGCTCTCATGGGAGCG GGAGCTTTCTTTTGTGACCTGGTGTTGCTGTATCTGATTAAAAAGAGTAACTTTTATCGAGGCAAAAAGTACGAGGAAGTAAA GTCCAGTTCCAGGAAATCGTTATCCAGCCCCGCACTGAACGGGAACCAGAGCCCCGACCAGCTCGGTGCACTCTAG
- the P2RX5 gene encoding P2X purinoceptor 5 isoform X3, giving the protein MVSWFLWDPDPWSEMVLGCHPAACARKVSRLGADWADDQVVAPLGCSCLHTAPVPGAGWVFVVKKGYQDTDTSLQSSVITKLKGVAFTNTSELGERLWDVADYVIPPQGESVFFVMTNLIVTPNQRQATCPESASIPDALCYKDEDCPAGEAVVAGNGVKTGRCLKDRDSVRGTCEVLAWCPVEKRSKPKKPLLASAENFTVYIKNSIRFPKFKFSKMNVLATNNESYLKSCRYSMEHPYCPIFLLGNIVRWAGSDFQEMALEGGVIGIQIEWNCDLDKAPSECNPHYSFSRLDNKFSEKSVSSGYNFRFAKYYRDAEGVDYRTLIKAYGIRFDVMVNGKAGKFNIIPTIINIGSGLALMGAGAFFCDLVLLYLIKKSNFYRGKKYEEVKSSSRKSLSSPALNGNQSPDQLGAL; this is encoded by the exons ATGGTGTCCTGGTTCTTGTGGGACCCAGACCCATGGTCAGAAATGGTGCTTGGCTGTCACCCAGCGGCTTGTGCTCGCAAAGTGTCGCGTCTAGGAGCAGACTGGGCAGACGATCAGGTGGTGGCTCCTTTAGGATGCTCCTGTCTCCATACAGCTCCCGTTCCTGGAGCTGG GTGGGTGTTTGTTGTCAAGAAAGGCTATCAGGACACAGACACATCCCTCCAGAGCTCTGTCATCACCAAGCTGAAAGGGGTAGCCTTCACCAACACCTCGGAGCTGGGCGAAAGGCTGTGGGATGTTGCAGACTACGTCATCCCTCCACAG GGTGAAAGCGTCTTCTTTGTCATGACGAATCTGATCGTGACCCCAAACCAGAGGCAAGCCACGTGTCCTGAG AGTGCCAGCATTCCTGACGCCCTGTGTTACAAGGACGAGGACTGCCCGGCAGGAGAAGCAGTGGTGGCTGGCAATG GGGTTAAGACTGGCCGTTGTTTGAAAGACAGGGACAGCGTCAGAGGGACTTGTGAGGTGCTGGCCTGGTGCCCAGTGGAGAAAAGATCCAAGCCCAA GAAACCACTTCTTGCCAGCGCAGAAAACTTCACTGTTTACATCAAGAACTCCATCCGCTTCCCCAAGTTTAAGTTCTCCAA GATGAACGTGCTGGCAACCAACAACGAGTCCTACCTGAAGAGCTGCCGCTACAGCATGGAGCATCCCTACTGCCCCATCTTCCTCCTGGGAAACATCGTCCGGTGGGCTGGGAGCGACTTCCAGGAAATGGCCTTGGAG GGTGGTGTGATAGGAATTCAGATTGAATGGAACTGTGATCTTGATAAAGCCCCTTCTGAATGTAATCCTCACTATTCTTTTAGCCGGCTGGATAACAAGTTTTCAGAAAAGTCCGTCTCTTCTGGGTACAACTTCAG GTTTGCCAAATATTACCGGGACGCTGAGGGGGTCGACTACCGGACGCTCATTAAAGCGTATGGGATCCGCTTCGATGTGATGGTGAATGGcaag gcaGGGAAATTTAACATCATTCCCACCATTATCAATATCGGTTCGGGGCTTGCTCTCATGGGAGCG GGAGCTTTCTTTTGTGACCTGGTGTTGCTGTATCTGATTAAAAAGAGTAACTTTTATCGAGGCAAAAAGTACGAGGAAGTAAA GTCCAGTTCCAGGAAATCGTTATCCAGCCCCGCACTGAACGGGAACCAGAGCCCCGACCAGCTCGGTGCACTCTAG
- the P2RX5 gene encoding P2X purinoceptor 5 isoform X2 gives MGQVAWKGLFLSLFDYKTEKYVIAKNKKVGILYRVVQLSILAYLVGWVFVVKKGYQDTDTSLQSSVITKLKGVAFTNTSELGERLWDVADYVIPPQGESVFFVMTNLIVTPNQRQATCPEVGRTEPLGPPTPTKLGSASIPDALCYKDEDCPAGEAVVAGNGVKTGRCLKDRDSVRGTCEVLAWCPVEKRSKPKKPLLASAENFTVYIKNSIRFPKFKFSKMNVLATNNESYLKSCRYSMEHPYCPIFLLGNIVRWAGSDFQEMALEGGVIGIQIEWNCDLDKAPSECNPHYSFSRLDNKFSEKSVSSGYNFRFAKYYRDAEGVDYRTLIKAYGIRFDVMVNGKAGKFNIIPTIINIGSGLALMGAGAFFCDLVLLYLIKKSNFYRGKKYEEVKSSSRKSLSSPALNGNQSPDQLGAL, from the exons ATGGGGCAGGTGGCTTGGAAGGGTTTATTTCTGTCGCTTTTTGATTATAAAACGGAGAAATACGTCATCGCGAAGAACAAGAAGGTGGGGATTCTCTATCGAGTGGTGCAGCTCTCCATTCTGGCTTACCTGGTGGG GTGGGTGTTTGTTGTCAAGAAAGGCTATCAGGACACAGACACATCCCTCCAGAGCTCTGTCATCACCAAGCTGAAAGGGGTAGCCTTCACCAACACCTCGGAGCTGGGCGAAAGGCTGTGGGATGTTGCAGACTACGTCATCCCTCCACAG GGTGAAAGCGTCTTCTTTGTCATGACGAATCTGATCGTGACCCCAAACCAGAGGCAAGCCACGTGTCCTGAGGTAGGAAGAACTGAGCCCCTTGGCCCCCCGACCCCTACAAAACTGGGG AGTGCCAGCATTCCTGACGCCCTGTGTTACAAGGACGAGGACTGCCCGGCAGGAGAAGCAGTGGTGGCTGGCAATG GGGTTAAGACTGGCCGTTGTTTGAAAGACAGGGACAGCGTCAGAGGGACTTGTGAGGTGCTGGCCTGGTGCCCAGTGGAGAAAAGATCCAAGCCCAA GAAACCACTTCTTGCCAGCGCAGAAAACTTCACTGTTTACATCAAGAACTCCATCCGCTTCCCCAAGTTTAAGTTCTCCAA GATGAACGTGCTGGCAACCAACAACGAGTCCTACCTGAAGAGCTGCCGCTACAGCATGGAGCATCCCTACTGCCCCATCTTCCTCCTGGGAAACATCGTCCGGTGGGCTGGGAGCGACTTCCAGGAAATGGCCTTGGAG GGTGGTGTGATAGGAATTCAGATTGAATGGAACTGTGATCTTGATAAAGCCCCTTCTGAATGTAATCCTCACTATTCTTTTAGCCGGCTGGATAACAAGTTTTCAGAAAAGTCCGTCTCTTCTGGGTACAACTTCAG GTTTGCCAAATATTACCGGGACGCTGAGGGGGTCGACTACCGGACGCTCATTAAAGCGTATGGGATCCGCTTCGATGTGATGGTGAATGGcaag gcaGGGAAATTTAACATCATTCCCACCATTATCAATATCGGTTCGGGGCTTGCTCTCATGGGAGCG GGAGCTTTCTTTTGTGACCTGGTGTTGCTGTATCTGATTAAAAAGAGTAACTTTTATCGAGGCAAAAAGTACGAGGAAGTAAA GTCCAGTTCCAGGAAATCGTTATCCAGCCCCGCACTGAACGGGAACCAGAGCCCCGACCAGCTCGGTGCACTCTAG
- the P2RX5 gene encoding P2X purinoceptor 5 isoform X6, with translation MVSWFLWDPDPWSEMVLGCHPAACARKVSRLGADWADDQVVAPLGCSCLHTAPVPGAGWVFVVKKGYQDTDTSLQSSVITKLKGVAFTNTSELGERLWDVADYVIPPQGESVFFVMTNLIVTPNQRQATCPEVGRTEPLGPPTPTKLGSASIPDALCYKDEDCPAGEAVVAGNGVKTGRCLKDRDSVRGTCEVLAWCPVEKRSKPKKPLLASAENFTVYIKNSIRFPKFKFSKMNVLATNNESYLKSCRYSMEHPYCPIFLLGNIVRWAGSDFQEMALEGGVIGIQIEWNCDLDKAPSECNPHYSFSRLDNKFSEKSVSSGYNFRFAKYYRDAEGVDYRTLIKAYGIRFDVMVNGKKKET, from the exons ATGGTGTCCTGGTTCTTGTGGGACCCAGACCCATGGTCAGAAATGGTGCTTGGCTGTCACCCAGCGGCTTGTGCTCGCAAAGTGTCGCGTCTAGGAGCAGACTGGGCAGACGATCAGGTGGTGGCTCCTTTAGGATGCTCCTGTCTCCATACAGCTCCCGTTCCTGGAGCTGG GTGGGTGTTTGTTGTCAAGAAAGGCTATCAGGACACAGACACATCCCTCCAGAGCTCTGTCATCACCAAGCTGAAAGGGGTAGCCTTCACCAACACCTCGGAGCTGGGCGAAAGGCTGTGGGATGTTGCAGACTACGTCATCCCTCCACAG GGTGAAAGCGTCTTCTTTGTCATGACGAATCTGATCGTGACCCCAAACCAGAGGCAAGCCACGTGTCCTGAGGTAGGAAGAACTGAGCCCCTTGGCCCCCCGACCCCTACAAAACTGGGG AGTGCCAGCATTCCTGACGCCCTGTGTTACAAGGACGAGGACTGCCCGGCAGGAGAAGCAGTGGTGGCTGGCAATG GGGTTAAGACTGGCCGTTGTTTGAAAGACAGGGACAGCGTCAGAGGGACTTGTGAGGTGCTGGCCTGGTGCCCAGTGGAGAAAAGATCCAAGCCCAA GAAACCACTTCTTGCCAGCGCAGAAAACTTCACTGTTTACATCAAGAACTCCATCCGCTTCCCCAAGTTTAAGTTCTCCAA GATGAACGTGCTGGCAACCAACAACGAGTCCTACCTGAAGAGCTGCCGCTACAGCATGGAGCATCCCTACTGCCCCATCTTCCTCCTGGGAAACATCGTCCGGTGGGCTGGGAGCGACTTCCAGGAAATGGCCTTGGAG GGTGGTGTGATAGGAATTCAGATTGAATGGAACTGTGATCTTGATAAAGCCCCTTCTGAATGTAATCCTCACTATTCTTTTAGCCGGCTGGATAACAAGTTTTCAGAAAAGTCCGTCTCTTCTGGGTACAACTTCAG GTTTGCCAAATATTACCGGGACGCTGAGGGGGTCGACTACCGGACGCTCATTAAAGCGTATGGGATCCGCTTCGATGTGATGGTGAATGGcaag aaaaaagaaacctaa
- the EMC6 gene encoding ER membrane protein complex subunit 6, whose protein sequence is MAAVVAKREGPQFISEAAVRGNAAILDYCRTSVSALSGATAGILGLTGLHGFIFYFLASVLLSVLLVLKAGRRWNKYFKSRRPLFTGGLIGGLFTYVLFWTFLYGMVHVY, encoded by the coding sequence ATGGCCGCGGTGGTGGCCAAGCGCGAGGGGCCGCAGTTCATCAGCGAAGCGGCGGTGCGGGGGAACGCCGCCATCCTGGACTATTGCCGGACGTCGGTCTCGGCCCTGTCGGGCGCCACGGCGGGGATCCTCGGCCTGACCGGCCTGCACGGCTTCATCTTCTACTTCCTGGCTTCCGTCCTCCTCTCCGTGCTCTTGGTGTTAAAAGCCGGACGGCGATGGAATAAGTACTTTAAATCCCGAAGGCCGCTTTTCACGGGGGGGCTTATAGGAGGGCTCTTCACATATGTCCTGTTCTGGACTTTCCTGTACGGCATGGTTCATGTCTACTAA
- the P2RX5 gene encoding P2X purinoceptor 5 isoform X4 produces MGQVAWKGLFLSLFDYKTEKYVIAKNKKVGILYRVVQLSILAYLVGWVFVVKKGYQDTDTSLQSSVITKLKGVAFTNTSELGERLWDVADYVIPPQGESVFFVMTNLIVTPNQRQATCPESASIPDALCYKDEDCPAGEAVVAGNGVKTGRCLKDRDSVRGTCEVLAWCPVEKRSKPKKPLLASAENFTVYIKNSIRFPKFKFSKMNVLATNNESYLKSCRYSMEHPYCPIFLLGNIVRWAGSDFQEMALEGGVIGIQIEWNCDLDKAPSECNPHYSFSRLDNKFSEKSVSSGYNFRFAKYYRDAEGVDYRTLIKAYGIRFDVMVNGKAGKFNIIPTIINIGSGLALMGAGAFFCDLVLLYLIKKSNFYRGKKYEEVKSSSRKSLSSPALNGNQSPDQLGAL; encoded by the exons ATGGGGCAGGTGGCTTGGAAGGGTTTATTTCTGTCGCTTTTTGATTATAAAACGGAGAAATACGTCATCGCGAAGAACAAGAAGGTGGGGATTCTCTATCGAGTGGTGCAGCTCTCCATTCTGGCTTACCTGGTGGG GTGGGTGTTTGTTGTCAAGAAAGGCTATCAGGACACAGACACATCCCTCCAGAGCTCTGTCATCACCAAGCTGAAAGGGGTAGCCTTCACCAACACCTCGGAGCTGGGCGAAAGGCTGTGGGATGTTGCAGACTACGTCATCCCTCCACAG GGTGAAAGCGTCTTCTTTGTCATGACGAATCTGATCGTGACCCCAAACCAGAGGCAAGCCACGTGTCCTGAG AGTGCCAGCATTCCTGACGCCCTGTGTTACAAGGACGAGGACTGCCCGGCAGGAGAAGCAGTGGTGGCTGGCAATG GGGTTAAGACTGGCCGTTGTTTGAAAGACAGGGACAGCGTCAGAGGGACTTGTGAGGTGCTGGCCTGGTGCCCAGTGGAGAAAAGATCCAAGCCCAA GAAACCACTTCTTGCCAGCGCAGAAAACTTCACTGTTTACATCAAGAACTCCATCCGCTTCCCCAAGTTTAAGTTCTCCAA GATGAACGTGCTGGCAACCAACAACGAGTCCTACCTGAAGAGCTGCCGCTACAGCATGGAGCATCCCTACTGCCCCATCTTCCTCCTGGGAAACATCGTCCGGTGGGCTGGGAGCGACTTCCAGGAAATGGCCTTGGAG GGTGGTGTGATAGGAATTCAGATTGAATGGAACTGTGATCTTGATAAAGCCCCTTCTGAATGTAATCCTCACTATTCTTTTAGCCGGCTGGATAACAAGTTTTCAGAAAAGTCCGTCTCTTCTGGGTACAACTTCAG GTTTGCCAAATATTACCGGGACGCTGAGGGGGTCGACTACCGGACGCTCATTAAAGCGTATGGGATCCGCTTCGATGTGATGGTGAATGGcaag gcaGGGAAATTTAACATCATTCCCACCATTATCAATATCGGTTCGGGGCTTGCTCTCATGGGAGCG GGAGCTTTCTTTTGTGACCTGGTGTTGCTGTATCTGATTAAAAAGAGTAACTTTTATCGAGGCAAAAAGTACGAGGAAGTAAA GTCCAGTTCCAGGAAATCGTTATCCAGCCCCGCACTGAACGGGAACCAGAGCCCCGACCAGCTCGGTGCACTCTAG
- the TAX1BP3 gene encoding tax1-binding protein 3 — protein sequence MAYVPGQPVTAVVQRIEIHKLRQGDNLILGFSIGGGIDQDPAQNPFSEDKTDKGIYVTRVTEGGPAEVAGLQIGDKIMQVNGWDMTMVTHDQARKRLTKRNEEVVRLLVTRQSLQKAVQQSMMS from the exons atgGCGTACGTGCCGGGACAGCCGGTTACCGCCGTGGTG caaaGAATTGAAATACATAAGCTTCGGCAAGGTGACAATCTGATTCTGGGATTCAGCATTGGAGGTGGCATTGATCAGGATCCTGCTCAGAATCCTTTCTCTGAAGACAAGACCGACAAG ggTATCTATGTAACAAGGGTGACAGAAGGAGGCCCAGCAGAAGTTGCAGGACTTCAGATTGGAGATAAGATCATGCAG gtgAATGGCTGGGATATGACAATGGTGACCCATGACCAAGCTAGGAAGAGGCTGACAAAAAGGAACGAAGAAGTGGTGCGGCTGCTGGTGACCAGGCAATCTCTGCAGAAGGCTGTGCAACAGTCCATGATGTCCTAA
- the P2RX5 gene encoding P2X purinoceptor 5 isoform X1 — MVSWFLWDPDPWSEMVLGCHPAACARKVSRLGADWADDQVVAPLGCSCLHTAPVPGAGWVFVVKKGYQDTDTSLQSSVITKLKGVAFTNTSELGERLWDVADYVIPPQGESVFFVMTNLIVTPNQRQATCPEVGRTEPLGPPTPTKLGSASIPDALCYKDEDCPAGEAVVAGNGVKTGRCLKDRDSVRGTCEVLAWCPVEKRSKPKKPLLASAENFTVYIKNSIRFPKFKFSKMNVLATNNESYLKSCRYSMEHPYCPIFLLGNIVRWAGSDFQEMALEGGVIGIQIEWNCDLDKAPSECNPHYSFSRLDNKFSEKSVSSGYNFRFAKYYRDAEGVDYRTLIKAYGIRFDVMVNGKAGKFNIIPTIINIGSGLALMGAGAFFCDLVLLYLIKKSNFYRGKKYEEVKSSSRKSLSSPALNGNQSPDQLGAL, encoded by the exons ATGGTGTCCTGGTTCTTGTGGGACCCAGACCCATGGTCAGAAATGGTGCTTGGCTGTCACCCAGCGGCTTGTGCTCGCAAAGTGTCGCGTCTAGGAGCAGACTGGGCAGACGATCAGGTGGTGGCTCCTTTAGGATGCTCCTGTCTCCATACAGCTCCCGTTCCTGGAGCTGG GTGGGTGTTTGTTGTCAAGAAAGGCTATCAGGACACAGACACATCCCTCCAGAGCTCTGTCATCACCAAGCTGAAAGGGGTAGCCTTCACCAACACCTCGGAGCTGGGCGAAAGGCTGTGGGATGTTGCAGACTACGTCATCCCTCCACAG GGTGAAAGCGTCTTCTTTGTCATGACGAATCTGATCGTGACCCCAAACCAGAGGCAAGCCACGTGTCCTGAGGTAGGAAGAACTGAGCCCCTTGGCCCCCCGACCCCTACAAAACTGGGG AGTGCCAGCATTCCTGACGCCCTGTGTTACAAGGACGAGGACTGCCCGGCAGGAGAAGCAGTGGTGGCTGGCAATG GGGTTAAGACTGGCCGTTGTTTGAAAGACAGGGACAGCGTCAGAGGGACTTGTGAGGTGCTGGCCTGGTGCCCAGTGGAGAAAAGATCCAAGCCCAA GAAACCACTTCTTGCCAGCGCAGAAAACTTCACTGTTTACATCAAGAACTCCATCCGCTTCCCCAAGTTTAAGTTCTCCAA GATGAACGTGCTGGCAACCAACAACGAGTCCTACCTGAAGAGCTGCCGCTACAGCATGGAGCATCCCTACTGCCCCATCTTCCTCCTGGGAAACATCGTCCGGTGGGCTGGGAGCGACTTCCAGGAAATGGCCTTGGAG GGTGGTGTGATAGGAATTCAGATTGAATGGAACTGTGATCTTGATAAAGCCCCTTCTGAATGTAATCCTCACTATTCTTTTAGCCGGCTGGATAACAAGTTTTCAGAAAAGTCCGTCTCTTCTGGGTACAACTTCAG GTTTGCCAAATATTACCGGGACGCTGAGGGGGTCGACTACCGGACGCTCATTAAAGCGTATGGGATCCGCTTCGATGTGATGGTGAATGGcaag gcaGGGAAATTTAACATCATTCCCACCATTATCAATATCGGTTCGGGGCTTGCTCTCATGGGAGCG GGAGCTTTCTTTTGTGACCTGGTGTTGCTGTATCTGATTAAAAAGAGTAACTTTTATCGAGGCAAAAAGTACGAGGAAGTAAA GTCCAGTTCCAGGAAATCGTTATCCAGCCCCGCACTGAACGGGAACCAGAGCCCCGACCAGCTCGGTGCACTCTAG
- the HASPIN gene encoding serine/threonine-protein kinase haspin: MPFPPRLLRTYSRRGGQLRRLPPPDRWISPPQDRKRFFSSTSAGSSGLSAGSSGLSTGSSGLSVHSEDPDFSPPGKRSRQPQGKRPARPWRLRTRRGGGAAGKENRPPDSAAPAASSSSPSPARRRLLGAQRPLLCSTPQWPPPGSARRRRPRRRAPPAELSSLVLFNTSVESGSGLGGSLELYSPPRRQPAASSRSVPSSPESPQGGAERRPPSPGADSSAREGAAAGSRPKGTGRSGQPGTGLEKSGRVSRALVWGPSWAQAPLSPQKATSPPQAALPAGDSEPWHSAPYDGASSDEPRDDLRRDSTKGRLCCQRGKAKKYQLTPVVVLDPQEVPMWLTSTKRNKKADIQPACQQPVSPLGLQGISENKHKSTHVTSGEGSTCRKACISGFSASRWGTQTRLRPKRHRNKRQQQPNNSFFRPQVRQKGMKKGVLEMPVDVRNNGCSFPNSSHSWGRVRASLSFHKKKKVTMEESFYNSILCTPSMKFQLSGHQLTQSGGMAQCSTWSASSMVLLAPSNSCSVLELMLTDAEKVFGECQQERPITFEECIPLDKMKDCKKIGEGVFGEVFQIDSERGPVALKIIPIEGTERVNGEAQKSFGEILPEIIISKELSLLSEESVNRTVGFISLYSVHCVQGAYPEYLLEAWDKYHKVTGSENDRPDLFGDEQLFIVLEFEFGGSDLENMRNRFSSVASAKSVLHQVTASLAVAEQELHFEHRDLHWGNVLVKKTDEKELTYVLNGTKHTIPTAGIHVNIIDYTLSRLEKDELTVFCDLSTDEELFQGTGDYQFDIYRQMKAENANSWTDYHPHSNVLWLHYLSDKFLKHMGYKKKESTASMRKIKKQLIKFHKEVLSFESANDVLQNSSLFQ, from the coding sequence ATGCCGTTCCCGCCGCGCCTGCTCCGCACCTACTCCCGGCGCGGCGGGCAGCTCCGCCGGCTGCCACCGCCCGACCGATGGATTTCGCCCCCTCAGGATCGCAAGCGGTTCTTCAGCTCCACCTCGGCCGGCTCCAGCGGCCTCTCGGCCGGTTCCAGCGGCCTCTCGACCGGCTCCAGCGGACTCTCCGTCCACTCGGAAGACCCCGACTTCTCGCCGCCCGGCAAGCGCTCCCGGCAGCCCCAGGGTAAGCGGCCCGCCCGGCCCTGGCGCCTGCGgacccgccgcggcggcggcgccgcggggaAGGAGAACCGTCCGCCGGATtcggcggcccccgccgcctcctcctcctccccgtcccccgcccgccgccgcctcctcggtgCGCAGCGGCCCCTGCTGTGCAGCACCCCGCAATGGCCGccccccggcagcgcccgccgccgccggccccgccgccgggccccgccggccgaGCTCAGCTCCCTCGTCCTGTTCAACACCAGCGTGGAGAGCGGCTCGGGGCTGGGCGGCAGCCTGGAGCTCTACTCCCCGCCGCGCAGGCAGCCGGCCGCCTCCTCCCGCAGTGTCCCGAGCTCGCCGGAGTCGCCTCaggggggcgcggagcggcgcccGCCATCGCCGGGGGCTGACAGCAGCgccagggaaggggcagctgcAGGGTCCCGTCCCAAAGGCACGGGAAGGAGCGGCCAGCCGGGCACGGGGTTGGAAAAGTCCGGCAGGGTTTCGAGGGCACTGGTGTGGGGACCCTCCTGGGCACAAGCTCCCCTGTCCCCACAGAAagccacgtcccctcctcaggcgGCGCTGCCGGCCGGTGACAGCGAGCCATGGCACTCTGCACCCTACGATGGTGCCAGTTCTGATGAACCACGTGATGATCTAAGGAGAGATTCAACAAAAGGAAGGTTGTGTTGTCAGAGAGGCAAAGCCAAGAAGTACCAGCTTACGCCAGTGGTAGTCTTGGACCCTCAAGAAGTGCCAATGTGGCTGACAAGCACGAAACGCAACAAAAAGGCAGATATTCAgcctgcctgccagcagccagTATCTCCTTTGGGCCTTCAAGGCATCTCGGAGAATAAACATAAAAGTACCCACGTCACTTCTGGAGAGGGAAGTACCTGTAGAAAAGCTTGCATCAGTGGCTTCAGTGCCAGCCGGTGGGGGACGCAAACAAGGCTCCGTCcaaaaaggcacagaaataaGAGACAGCAGCAGCCTAATAACTCATTTTTCAGACCACAGGTGAGGCaaaaaggaatgaagaagggTGTGTTGGAGATGCCTGTAGATGTAAGAAACAATGGCTGTTCATTCCCCAATAGCTCCCATTCCTGGGGGAGAGTTCGAGCATCTTTGTCATTCCATAAGAAGAAGAAAGTTACCATGGAAGAGAGTTTCTACAACAGCATCCTTTGTACCCCTTCTATGAAATTCCAGCTTTCAGGGCACCAGTTGACCCAATCTGGTGGTATGGCGCAGTGCAGCACTTGGTCTGCTTCCTCCATGGTACTGTTGGCTCCCAGCAATTCCTGTTCTGTCCTGGAGCTAATGCTTACAGACGCAGAGAAGGTGTTTGGGGAATGCCAGCAAGAGAGGCCTATTACTTTTGAGGAATGCATTCCTTTGGATAAGATGAAAGATTGCAAGAAAATTGGAGAAGGGGTCTTTGGAGAGGTCTTCCAGATCGACAGTGAGAGAGGACCTGTGGCCTTAAAAATAATTCCCATTGAGGGGACTGAAAGAGTAAATGGTGAAGCTCAAAAGAGCTTTGGAGAGATTCTGCCTGAGATCATAATTTCGAAAGAACTCAGTCTTCTGTCGGAAGAGTCTGTGAATAGGACTGTTGGGTTCATCAGCTTGTACTCTGTGCACTGTGTCCAAGGGGCCTACCCTGAGTATCTCCTGGAAGCCTGGGACAAATACCACAAAGTAACGGGATCAGAAAATGATCGGCCAGACCTTTTTGGGGACGAACAGCTCTTCATTGTTCTGGAGTTTGAATTTGGAGGCAGTGACTTGGAGAATATGAGAAACAGGTTCAGTTCGGTGGCATCAGCAAAAAGCGTTTTGCACCAGGTCACTGCTTCCCTggctgtggcagagcaggaaCTGCACTTCGAGCACAGAGACTTGCACTGGGGGAACGTGCTGGTAAAGAAAACGGATGAAAAGGAGCTTACTTATGTGTTGAATGGGACAAAGCACACAATCCCCACAGCAGGGATTCATGTCAACATCATAGATTACACCTTGTCGCGGCTGGAGAAGGACGAGTTAACTGTGTTTTGTGACCTTTCCACTGATGAAGAACTCTTTCAAGGCACGGGGGACTACCAGTTTGATATCTACAGGCAAATGAAAGCGGAGAACGCCAACAGCTGGACGGACTATCACCCACACAGCAACGTCCTCTGGCTGCACTACTTGTCAGATAAATTTTTGAAACACATGGGCTACAAGAAAAAGGAATCAACTGCTTCcatgaggaaaataaagaagCAGCTCATTAAGTTCCACAAAGAAGTCCTGAGCTTTGAGTCCGCCAATGACGTTTTACAGAacagcagcctcttccagtga